The nucleotide sequence AAATCAGGCCGAGCAGCTTCTGTGAGGCAATCCTCGCGCCCTCATCGCCGCTGTTTTGGGCGCGGGTGAGGATTTCGAGGACTTCGGTTTGGGCTTGCTCATCAGACGCGGCCATTGCCCATTGGGCGACGTCGGCGATGGGTCGGCCGTCGAGGTAGGCGGCGTAGAGGAGGGTTTGGACCCAGTCGGTGGCGCGCCCGACGAAGTGAGTGTCACCGGAGCCGCGATCGCCCTTCCGGAGTGGTTCCGCCATGGTCTTCCCGACTTGGAGGGCGTCGTCCCAGGAGCGCACGGACACGAGGGGGGACCAGCGGACGTGCTCGACACCCGCCGGGGTGACCTCGTCTCCGCCTGGATCGAAGTGCCATACACGCCCTTTCTGGGCGCGGACGGCGGCGGTGGCGTTCATGACGTCCGACTTGATCGAGGAGGACACGCAGGCGCCGGGTGCGAGGAGCACGGTGGGGATGAGGACGGCGCTGGTTTTGCCGGAGCCGGGTGGGCCGAGGACGAGGACGCCGCCGCGTGGGGGAGCGGTCACGATCGAGTCAGTTCCATCGAGAGACCAGCCAAGGACCGCCCCAGGGAGCTTGTCCGTGCGGGCGGTGATGATGTCGGTGATGGCGCCGAGCGGGTCGGGGGAGTCCCGGATGATCTCCGCCTGAGTAGGGGGTGGTGGTGGGGTTCGCTTCCGTCGGGGCCTGACACCGGTCGTGAGCCGCCCCAGCCCGTAGCCGGCCAAGTAGGCGATGAAGGGGATCGCGGCGACGAGGACGCTGAAGATGATCAGAAAGGTGCGGCCGTAGAGGATCCGGCGTCGACGCCGGCCTTGAACGAACCCGATCAGCAGCGACAAGGCGAGAGCGATCAACCACACCACGGCGAGAACCGTTGTGAAAGTCGTCAGCTGCTGCCCAACGACCTCTCGTGCGGCCGGGCAGTCGCCGCTATGAGCGACACCGAACTCATCAGGCGGGCACGTCGCCAGGACGTCGGTGGGGGCGATGCTGGCGAACATTCCCCAGACCGCCCAGACGGGGAGAGCTGCGATCCAGCCCAGCGGGAACAACCACATCCACCCCCCGCCGAGGCGCTGCAGAACGGGTACGGGTGGGCCTCCTTGGGCTTGTGGTCCCCACGTCATCAGCCACCTCCTTCGCCTACACCTGTCTACTTCGAGCGTATCGATGTCCCCCGACAGGGGGCCAAACCGGGCGCTGCGGTGTTACAACGGTGACTGGTTGCTGTTCTCGTTCAGTGTTTGGCGGAGGTAGTGGGTTCGGATGAGCCATCTGTTGCCGATTTTGAACGCGGGCAGAGTGCCGTCTGCGATCCACCGGTAGATGGTGAGCTTGGACCTCTCGAAGAGCTCCATGAGGTCCTTGTAGGTCATGGTTTCGTCGTAGGCCGCGAGCACATCGACCGGCGGCATCTGTGCGCTGTCGGTGGTGGTGCAGGCGGTGATCCAGGCTCGGAATTCGGCCGTGAAGACGATCCAGTACTTCCCGAACCGGTAGGCAGGGATGGTGCCGTCTGCGAACCGATTCAGGACGTCCATTTGGCGAATCCCGAGCGTGGCCGCGATCTGAAGGGTCGACATCACCGTCGAGAACTGGTCCCAGTCCGTGTTCCTTTCAACCCCCGCCAGCCCGGCGACAGACGGCCACCGGAGCACGCCCGCGGGTTCGTGAGGGGAAGCTTGCCGGTATTCCATGGGAAGCGCATCCAGCACCGAACCGTGAGCGCTGGCGGGTGTGGCGCCAGCGAAGGCGGCACCAAGTTCGATCTTCGTGGAGACCGGGATACCGGCGGTGCGGTATTTCTTCCGAATCTGCTTCAGATGCGACGCCACCGCGTGGGGGGTGACTCCAACCTGCTCGGCGACGTCCACCACGGAAAGGCCATCCACATACAAACCCAGCACGCGCTGCTGCTTCACCGTCAGTTTCACCGCCGGGCCTACACGGTGCAAGTCGCGGGCCCCCGCCGACACAAACGATCGACCCTCGGTGAGGGCGGTGACCGCCTCGACCAAAGTCTCCGGCGGATCGGCGATCGTCACATACGCCACCGGATCAGCGCTGTCTTCCTCAACCGGAGGCGGTTCGCCGGTAACCACAACACGTCTCGTTCCCTCGTGGCCTGACAACACAGCAGGGGAGAGCGAGGCCAATGAAGGAGGTTGATCCGTGATGATCACGTCGGGCGCACTTGTGGTGTCTCCGAAGAGGACCGTGTCGGGTGTGGCCGCGGCGACCACGCGGATCAGGTCCGGTGCTTTCCGGCGGAACCAGACGGTGAGGGTGTCGATCACCATCCGGTGCTCAAGGAGGAGAGCCACCCGAACCCGTTCCGCACACATGCTCCCATCATCTCGGACCCGTACCTGCTCCGTTGCCACGGGCGGCCGGTCATACTGTGGGGATGCGCATGCTGGGCGGTGACCTCATACCCCACCCGGATTCGGGTCCGGGAGAACCCGCTCCCGGGCGCGCCCTCATCTGGCAGCTCGACACGGCCGAGGGGTCTGGGGGTTCGGGGCTCGGTGTGCGGTTCAGCAACGACCACGATGTGGTCGTCACCCATCACCTGGACCTCATCGCCTCCGACACCATCCCTCCCGCCGAGCAGTGGCGGAGCATCATCGTGGTCCTGGCCTCCCATCCCGGCGATATCCGCACCGCCAGCGATGTCGGCCGCGTCACCGGATGGATTCCTATCGCCACCTCACCCCCGGCCGAACACACCACCACCGGGTACGCCATCGGCGTCGGCATCTCAACGACGTAACCTCAGTCCACTGCGACCGTGAGACCCGGTTATTGTGGTGTTCTCGACACATGACGGGTAAGCCAGGTGCCGAGACGCCGGGTCTGTCCGTCTTCGGGTGACGGACAGACCCACCCCTTCCTGCACGTGTAAACAGGCCGTGAATTTCCGGCCATCCCGTCCCGCTTCACCACAGGATGAGTGACTCTGAGCACAGAAGTCCACAACACAGGGAGGGATACGCCATGCACGAATCAGTTGACACACTCATCGATTTTCTGACCGCCACCCATCCCGGCGTCAGCTACCGGATCATCCTCCACGACCCCACCAGCACATTCGCCCAAGACCACGACTGGACCGTCCTCCGCGGCTACCCTCTCATCGTCGAAGACCGCCCCGACTACTGGCTCATCACCGCACACCCAACCACCACACAAGACCCCGAGTACCAACTCGACACCGCCACCGGGCACATCACACCCGTCAGCCAAGCCGCCTAACCCCGGCCCTGAGCGAAGCTTTATCCAGATCGGATAAACCGTCCTAAAGCCGGTAAACCTTTCGCTACCGGTCTCTGTCGCGGTCATTGTCGCGGCTTGCTTGTTCCCTGGCGCGCCGAATCCGATCCGCGGCCTCCGATTGTTCCC is from Herbiconiux sp. A18JL235 and encodes:
- a CDS encoding helix-turn-helix domain-containing protein, giving the protein MVIDTLTVWFRRKAPDLIRVVAAATPDTVLFGDTTSAPDVIITDQPPSLASLSPAVLSGHEGTRRVVVTGEPPPVEEDSADPVAYVTIADPPETLVEAVTALTEGRSFVSAGARDLHRVGPAVKLTVKQQRVLGLYVDGLSVVDVAEQVGVTPHAVASHLKQIRKKYRTAGIPVSTKIELGAAFAGATPASAHGSVLDALPMEYRQASPHEPAGVLRWPSVAGLAGVERNTDWDQFSTVMSTLQIAATLGIRQMDVLNRFADGTIPAYRFGKYWIVFTAEFRAWITACTTTDSAQMPPVDVLAAYDETMTYKDLMELFERSKLTIYRWIADGTLPAFKIGNRWLIRTHYLRQTLNENSNQSPL
- a CDS encoding type IV secretory system conjugative DNA transfer family protein; translated protein: MFASIAPTDVLATCPPDEFGVAHSGDCPAAREVVGQQLTTFTTVLAVVWLIALALSLLIGFVQGRRRRRILYGRTFLIIFSVLVAAIPFIAYLAGYGLGRLTTGVRPRRKRTPPPPPTQAEIIRDSPDPLGAITDIITARTDKLPGAVLGWSLDGTDSIVTAPPRGGVLVLGPPGSGKTSAVLIPTVLLAPGACVSSSIKSDVMNATAAVRAQKGRVWHFDPGGDEVTPAGVEHVRWSPLVSVRSWDDALQVGKTMAEPLRKGDRGSGDTHFVGRATDWVQTLLYAAYLDGRPIADVAQWAMAASDEQAQTEVLEILTRAQNSGDEGARIASQKLLGLISTPDRERGSIISTMVALLRVYDSVNARTIGVDPNFDPREFVRSTDTLYITARPDKQELYAPLLAALLEQIRFETYDRTKHEQAGLEPVHPHVTFALDEANTTAPIPLPAIISEAGGQGLHIVVGIQALGPAIARWGDAAKSFLTLFPTKVIFRGVFDKDTVSALASAAGEYDRHVTSYGISTSYVGKFLIPLQTVNPTYSIDRRAVLTEGDITSIPEGRALVWDGPAWGLLAIGYHWKAGVWQAAFDAAPVSLAVGRAI